The DNA window GAGCACTCGGCCCTGTCCATCGATGTGTTTGGTGCCCGAATACACGACGACGTCCGCACCGAGCGCAAGACTGTCCTGCAGTAGCGGCGTCGCAAAAACGTTGTCCAACACGACTGTTGCGCCCGCCGCATGCGCCAGCTCCGACACCCGTTCGACGTCGACCAGCGACTGCATCGGATTGGACGGAGTCTCGAAGAACACGGCAGTCGTCGGAACCGAGAGTGCTTCTTCCCACTGCGCGTTGTCTTCGCCGTCGACGAACACGGTTTCGACGCCCCAGCGCGGCAGAATCTCGTTGCACACCACGAAGCAGGACCCGAACAAGCTGCGGGCCGCCACGAGTCGGTCGCCGGCCTTCAGCAACGCGCCGAGGGCCGTGAACACCGCCGACATCCCGCTGGAGGTTCCGAAGCACGCCTCGGCACCTTCGATGAGACGCAGGCGCTCCTCGAACATCTTGACGGTCGGGTTGCCGTATCGCGAGTAGACGAAGTGGTCGATATCGCCGGTGAACGCTTGCTCAGCCGCCCCCGCGCTCTCGTAAACGAACCCTGAAGTCAGGTACAGCGCCTCGGCGTTCTCGTCGAACCCGGACCGCATCAAACCGCCGCGAACACCCAGGGTTCCCTGCCCGACACCGTCCGGGAGCGGCTTGTGGAATCCTCCACCTTTGGGCACGTTCATGCCTGCCTCCACGGCAATCCGACCGCACGCCACCCCACGGCGCCGCGGTGACCGTCTGCATCGGTTGCACCCTCGAAACCGTCGAGCACGTTGTACGACGGCCCGATGCCTGCCGCAGTCGCAGCCTCGGCGGCGCCGATCGAACGCTGGCCCGAGCGGCACAGGAACACCACCGGTCGCTCACCGTCCACCCCAGCCTCTTTCAACTGCTCGACGAAACGCACGTTCCGCGCACCGTCGGGGTAACTGACCCACTCGATGAGATGCGTCGGCCGATCGATCGACGAGGTGTCCGGGACGCCGACGTACTGCCACTCGGCGTGGGTTCGCACGTCGACCAGCACTGCGTCGGGATCGTTCTCGAGCAACTCCCACGCTGCCTGCGGAGCGATGTCACCTGCGTAAGTCACGGGCTCAACCTTTCATACATTGCACACCAGCCACTTGTCGTCGACGCGGACGAACTTCCACTTCTCGCTCGACGTCGCGCCGACCTTCTCGAGCTTGGTCGGGACCGTCACCACTCCGCGATCACCGTTCACCTCGTAGTCGGTGGGAGCACCGTCCACGACGAGCTTTCCGTTCTCGTCGACGTCGTCCGCTCGGGCCGACGCGTAGTCCGCGTCGCTCCCCGAGATCAACTGGGCGAGCTGATCCTGACAGGTCGTCGACCGTAGTAGGTCGGCGTCACCGTCGTTCTGCGCCTGGACGAAATCGTCGATGCTGTCGGTCAGCAACTGCGCCTGCGTGACGTTGTCCTCGGCGGGCGCGAATCGGGCTGCCAGGAAGATAGCGGCGAGCAGAACGACGACGATTCCGACCGCGAGAATGAACGGCCAGGGGGTCGGCGGACGACGCTCACCCGTCTCTGCCGCCGCTGCGGATGCATTGTTCTGCGCTTCCTCACGGCTGTCGGCCCACTGCTGTCTTCGTTCACGCCACGACGCCATAGCCGCAATCTTCCCGCAGGGTCGACACTTATCGCTCTCGGGGTCCGACAGGGATATCCCCGCGCAACGTTATGCGGTGCATGACGCGGTGCTCGGTGCCGTAGTCGCGGTTGGCGTAGTGCGAGGTGCTGCGGTTGTCCCACAGGACCAGATCGCCGAGACGCCAGCGGTGCCGCACGACATGCTCGGGCTTGGTCAGGTGCGCGTACAGGAGGTCGAGGATTCCACGACTCTCCGCCTCGGACACCCCGACGATGTGCGAGGTGAACCCAGGGTTGACGAAGATGCCCTTGCGTCCGGTCTCGGGGTGCACCCGAACCACGGGATGTTCGACGGGTACCAGCGCGGTCACTTCTTTCCCGTCCCAGACATTGCCTTTGCCGCCACGCTTCTGCGCGAGGTAGTAGCCGAACTCGCGATTGCCGTCGTGCACGGCGGTGAGCTGGTCGATCATCTGACGGACGGGTGCCGACAACGACTCGTAGGCAAGCTGACTGTCGGCCCAGTTGGTGTCGCCCCCGTGCGGAGGAAGCACGACCGGTCGCAGAATCGAGCCCATCGGCGGTCGTTCCATGAACGTGACGTCGGTGTGCCACACGTCGGCGAACCCGTTGTCCTGGCTGTCGAGGGCATACACCTCGGCTGCCACATGACCGCTGTCATGCACCGGGTGCCCAGCCGTCAGGTCGCCGAGCCGTCGACCGAAATCGATCTGACCGGCATCGTCGAGCGACTGGCCGCGCAGCACCAGGACCTTGTGTTCGACGAGTGCATCCCGGATAGCCAGGACTTCGGCATCCGAGGCCGAAGCGACATCGAGCCCGATGACCTCGGCACCGAATCGCGGCCCCAGCTTGTCGAGGGTCAGATTGTCGGGGACCAGAGCTGTCTCGCGGGTGAGAGATGTGCCGACTGAATTTTCCAGGATTGTCATGTGTTTCTCCTAGCCCGGAGCGATTTTCGCACGGTCTGGGCAGCAGCGCTGGATACGAGCGCACAATGGGAAGCTGGGGGGTGAGAAGTGGCGGGAGCAGAGAGCCGCGTCACCGACGACACATGGTGGTGCAAGTACGACAGAAGTCGACGGTTAGCCGCCGGACCAGGTAAGTCGTATGCACAGCGCAAACCCTACCTGAATGGAAGGAAATGGTGAAAGGCTGAGGCAATGCCCCGTAGCTACGCCCACCAGCACTGATCAGGTAACACTTAATTTATGCTGGGGTGTCCGTACTTGCCCTCGACGAAGGTAGTTCGCTGCACATGACTGATCAGACTCGCCCACTCCGCGTCGCCATCGTCGGCGCCGGACCGGCCGGCATCTACGCCGCCGATGCACTCATGAAGTCCGACCACAATGTCAGCGGACCCGGCGTGAGCATCGACCTCTTCGAACGCATGCCCGCGCCCTTCGGCCTCATCCGCTACGGCGTCGCACCGGACCACCCACGCA is part of the Rhodococcus sovatensis genome and encodes:
- a CDS encoding O-succinylhomoserine sulfhydrylase gives rise to the protein MNVPKGGGFHKPLPDGVGQGTLGVRGGLMRSGFDENAEALYLTSGFVYESAGAAEQAFTGDIDHFVYSRYGNPTVKMFEERLRLIEGAEACFGTSSGMSAVFTALGALLKAGDRLVAARSLFGSCFVVCNEILPRWGVETVFVDGEDNAQWEEALSVPTTAVFFETPSNPMQSLVDVERVSELAHAAGATVVLDNVFATPLLQDSLALGADVVVYSGTKHIDGQGRVLGGAILGSREYIDGPVQTLMRHTGPALSPFNAWTLLKGLETMPVRVRHSTQSALEIATFLEAHSAVSWVKYPYLESHPQHQLAKKQMKGGGTVVTFELDAPGGEAKKRAFEVLDGLRVIDISNNLGDSKSLITHPATTTHRAMGPEGRAAVGISDGVVRISVGLEDTEDLIADLDQALG
- a CDS encoding rhodanese-like domain-containing protein; protein product: MTYAGDIAPQAAWELLENDPDAVLVDVRTHAEWQYVGVPDTSSIDRPTHLIEWVSYPDGARNVRFVEQLKEAGVDGERPVVFLCRSGQRSIGAAEAATAAGIGPSYNVLDGFEGATDADGHRGAVGWRAVGLPWRQA
- a CDS encoding TauD/TfdA dioxygenase family protein, which codes for MTILENSVGTSLTRETALVPDNLTLDKLGPRFGAEVIGLDVASASDAEVLAIRDALVEHKVLVLRGQSLDDAGQIDFGRRLGDLTAGHPVHDSGHVAAEVYALDSQDNGFADVWHTDVTFMERPPMGSILRPVVLPPHGGDTNWADSQLAYESLSAPVRQMIDQLTAVHDGNREFGYYLAQKRGGKGNVWDGKEVTALVPVEHPVVRVHPETGRKGIFVNPGFTSHIVGVSEAESRGILDLLYAHLTKPEHVVRHRWRLGDLVLWDNRSTSHYANRDYGTEHRVMHRITLRGDIPVGPRER